The nucleotide window CTCAGAGGAGCGCGTGAAACAATGCGCGCCGTATATGCATACATAAGCCTGCAATGAAACAGCCTACTACGTACCTCCCTCTCAGCCTCCTCAATGGCCTTCTTAAGCTTATACTGGTGGAGTATGATCTCTCTCCGTCGCGCCTGCTCCTCCTTCCGCGCGGCCTTCAGCTCCTGCGCCGCCTCCTCCCGCGCCTTCCGCGCGGCTGCGGCGGCgtccgcccgcgcccgcgcctcgTCCGCCCGCTGCCGCCGCTGGAGGGAGAGGAGCATTATCCGCTCCTTTTTGCGTTCCATTTCTTCGGCTGAGTTCTGGAAACAGAGTGAGGTCTTGTTAAGATATTTTCTTGTTgtagttgttgttgttgttcttGTAGTATGAAAATACCATTTTACACTAGGTTTTTTTCTGTTAAAAGACGGTCCCCAAGAGTTCCATGAATACCTTCCTCATGTTGTCTAAGGATATAAAAAAGTGTACTCACCGGGTCAGGATTCAACTCGCCGATAAGCAAGGCGGCGGGTTCCGCGTTGCTGGGGCGCTGCGGCCGGTCTCTTGGCGGCGTTTCTCTTCGCTCGGAAACGTCCCCAGCCCGGGCCTGCTCCAGCGCCGAGCTCCTGTGCACCACGAACTCCTCCTCCCGCGGCTGGCCGAGCCGCTCGTTCCACGTGTTCTCGGGAGATCGTTCCGGACTAATCTCAGTCGACCGCTCCTTCTTCGGCGAACCCCGTTTCGCCCGCAAAGGAGGCTTCGGCCGCTTCGGCTGGTCGTTATCGAACGAAATGTAGAACCCTTTCTCGTTGTGTTCCGCCTCCTCCTGCTCCAGCTGCTGGAAGGAGTTCCTGCTGAGGGAGGGCCGAGTGGGGGAGGGGATGCGGTAGGTCCGCGTGCCTGAAGAAATGTTCAGTCTGTTGATGCCTTGCCGTAGAGCGTCGTCTTCAGCATTTCCGATGAATGAGATGTTCTGAGGCTCCATGTCGTCTGGTGGCTGGTTTTGTGAGGGCGTATGTGCAGGTGCCTGCAGCTGCTGCAAGCTGACAGGTTCAGGTCTCCGCGCCACCTCGGGTAAGGAGCCCTGCCTCTGCGGAGTCTTAGCGCGGCGCTGCGGGCTGGCAGCCAGCGGCGGCGACTGAGACACGTACTGGTTGGAGTTTATCACAGTGTAGCTTAAATGGTTTTGCGGTTCTCGAATGTTCTCGGTACCGTTCTGGTACCGGTCGTTGTTGTAATGCACCTGGAAGGGCTGCGGTTGTGTGTTGGTCCGGTCGTGTAGTACGAAGCCCTGAGGTTGCCAGTTCCGCTCGGGCGGCGGCTGTGGTGATGGGGACTTCCACGTCCGTTGCGCGGGCTCTGGCGTTGAGGGACCGAACTGTTGGTGCTGTTGGTGATTTTGTTGATGTTGTTGATGCAGCTGGAATTGTACAAGGGAATAGTGAGACggcgaataaaataaataaattggagcTATTATTCGTATGCAACCCACACCTTGGTGCAGTGTGACGATTTGCTGTAAGCTTGCACCCTGACTCTCATCATTCAATAATTTACACAAAAACTACAATctttgattttttataaaataactgtttagtATCCAAATAATTAAGGGCTGTTAAAATCTTAGGACATTTATCTTCAATCACGTTTAGTTTATCTCTATCTACATGATATGTACGTGCAACCGACCTGCCACCCCCGCAACTCATTGTCGTGTTGTTGTTGatgctgctgctgctgttgtTGCGCATGCTGCGCCCACGTGCGGCGCGGCGGTGGCGCGGCATCGTGGAGATAAAACTGTTGCCTGCCATACTCCTCAATATCCCTATACTGATTGTATTGATACTGCGgctgttgctgttgttgttgttggtcGTAGTTGTAAAActgttgctgttgttgctgctgcAGTTGTTGGTGTTGGAATTCGCGCGGAATGTGCGGCGTGGAGCCGAAGCTGGCGAGCCCGGGCCGGGACACATTGTGCTGTGAGCTGAATTGGCTGTGCTGCAATGTTAGGCGCGAGTCAGCGATGTGTTGGATTGAGGTAGCATTCACAATTCTCACTAACATAtcgttattataaaaaagtagatTTAGGCGAATccaaaaaagtaaaagtcaaaaataaaaatatattattgtgttttgcTATTTTTGTCTGTAATAGGCATTTTTTGACTatcataattttgacaaaacgtCTCTGttgaaaattttgttattttcttggTGTAGAGAATTGTGAAAAGTAACCTCAATAGTATGTATAATGCTTTGTGAGTGTGTGATTACATATAGTGGAAAGAAGCGCTGAAACTTTAtcaattaattacaaattaaaactcAGTTTATTTCCACGCAGTTATTCATGTTAGCTGTGCTGTTCTTTTGGTtcttgattttattgttttattatttcaaacacGTTTCAAACATTTATCAATGATGTATTTGGCTGAGATTATTAACTCTTTAAGGGTACACACGAAGCTATGTGAATGAAAATCGAAGTTTGATATgagaatatgtacctataaaattgATGATATGACATATGAAACTCAGGTATTAGTCAAACTTCCCATTTCAAACACAAACCACACTCAAAAGGCAATACCGTAACATTAGTGCTAACAACTCACCAATTGTGGAATGTTTGGTTGatactgttgttgttgttggtaAGGCGACTGCGGTTGTTGGGGCTGCATCTGTTGTTGCATCGGCTGTTGTAGCTGTTGAAGTTgttgttgcaactgttgttgAAGCTGGGGTTGTTGGAACAGTTGTTTAGCctgctgctgttgttgttgttggtgatgctgctgttgttgttgttgctgcaGCTGTGTTTGTTGGCTGGCGAGCCGCGCGATGTCGCTCTGTATGTCCTGCAGGCTGGAGTTCATTCTGTAAGTGACGTGCGGTCACATCGTATTGGATTTTAAGCCAATATATGCTGATTATGAATGATGGTGTGAACAAAATGGCATTATAATGATGAGATGTTTCTATGTTACTCTTCGAAAATcgattttcaattttgaatcgATACCTACGGATCATTTTAAATGGCAGTTGAATTCTTAAAACGCGTGATGTAACATGCTGAAACATGCCTTCAATCTACATACTAAATGTCTTAATGACTGGACGTTGCAAAATGTGGattcttgtttattattatgtacttacttggCAATAGATTGCTGGTACTGTTCTAAGACGGCTGTGTCCACTGAATCCCGCTGACTCGGTGGCTCCACCACCATTTCCTATACACGATCAGTTTTTATGAATATACAGGAAGAATAATTCTCTatggaatttaattaattaagcggctaattatatttgaaaaaaattaatCTTCATTTCTTTAGCTTCTCCAGAGAATAGACAaagtaaaacttattttttttatattttgtcgaAGAATTTGCATGCAATTTAATCACAAACTTCATGCCAATTGATATTATTcatttgtgaattatttttgttgctttCCCTTTACCAGTTAAATTGCAATCTTAAATCAATACTGACTGATGCAACGAGTTTTGATATTGCCTTAACTTCTTATAATATTATCTGAGTATATAATCTTATTTACTAAACAGTAAATACCCCTAGTGTAATCATTATAAGCAGATAACaatcacacaaacaaacattactgAACATAAGTCTATATCCCCACCATACCCAGACTAACAAACACAAAAGCTACATGTGTATTGTATACCAACAGGTGTTGTGAGAGTATTGCGAGATAATGTTGTcgatatataaataacaagatTCAATTAGATATTCATATGCTGCGTAATGTATTCTTTTGGCTTATATTACACGCTATTTATGAGCAACTCCAACACAAACAAAAGCTAGAGTTTAGCGAATGGATGGTTAACTATTTTCTTGGCAAATAAAGAAATACTCGTTCTCGGAGAGAAAGCAAAGCTAACTAGCCTGATTTCTGCCACTTCTATCAGATAACATTCGCGCACACTTCAGCTAAACTTAGGCAATATGTAATATTGATTTTATCAAGTAAGTACATAGTAATAAAAATTTACAGGAGTATACTCTAATCTGCCCTTAATTTACATATCGACAACCCACCTCAcaagacacacacacacacaaccacTAATCGTTGCAGCAGCCTATCTCCCTTACCTGCGTTTGGGGCACGTCGGGCTTGGCGGCGTCGTGCGGCGGCGTCCGCGCGCCCTTGCCCTGCAACACGCGCGTGCATCCCACACCGTCATACTCACCCATGCCGCATGCGCGTGGTTGGGGTATATCGGGAGGTAGGGGAATATTCAAACTCCACGCGGTGTCGGAAATATTGTGAGAACACAGAACGAGAAGAGAAATAGTGGACCGCATAAGAAGGATCACGCCCAATTTCagaatgtatgtacctatgctatttaaaaactttcaacAGAAATTGATGGAAAGTacgttttgtattatttattcttgaatACTGTGTGACATTACACTGTGAAAGAAGTTGGGATAGATAAGAAGGGCATGGAAAAAGATGACATCATGCTGAGGCGCACGATCCGAAATTAATTGGAATAGGGGCAGAAGGAACCAGCGGCGCTTCAACGAGTATTGTAGAGGTATTTACGAACTTTTTGAAGAATATTGTAGTGGTGTTTGAATATTCCAATATTAAGCAGAGTTTTAGGTAAACATCATGGAATTTGGTTACATACACCAATGATTTGGAAAGGGATATACACCAACCAACGGAGACATGCTTACAAATAAGTGTAAATTATGGGTTTCTCCTACAAATTAATGTGCTAACACAACGTGAGTCAAATGTACCGTGAAGTGGACTGGGACTTCTGACATGATGAATAGGAATCTTTATATTACCTTCAAATAATTTCTGTAGTACGAAATATTATTAGAGAAATGTGATGGCGCAGCAAACTATTCATGATCTCGATATAATAATGATCTTAAAAAAAGCTGCCTCTATCATAGAAGTTTCTAGGCTTTGCGGAAGCTACCGTATTTAAAgcgtttattataaaaattacaaattgataatgcgatttttaaatgaattaaaattaaatttatacaCGAGAGtactttaataaattgaaaatttaaatgGTTGAATATTATGTATCGAATAAGCCGTGTAAGCGTGTACCGAACTAAAATCTGTACAAAATAACGTCAAAGTAATATGGTAACGAAGTGATAATAAAATCAacgaaaaaagtatttattaaaaaggtCTAAACTAAATGGAAAGGGCTCAGTATTGAACCGGCCACTCACCAAGTTGGCCAACTGGTATTGCAATAATGTATCCTAAtgaaatagaaagaaaaatataatttatatatccGTCGGAAATATTAGAAAACAAATTGAGAGAGGAACATAATGTTAGTCAACATTGTGCTGTATCCGAACGCATTTTAcagaaatattgtaaaaaaatacattttgtaaaatgtgttcTTATAAAGTGTGTGTAGTCTGTTAAacagaaacatttaaataacaaaagttgGAAGTTATCGAACTATATTATTCACTACTTTTATTAGTTATGTTGTTTAGTTAATCAACTAAATTATTGAACAATAAATGTCGaactacttaatttatttactagatAACTTTCACGTCAAACTGAATGGGCACTCTGATTCtgttatattgttttcttttatcgATACATCGACAGAATCAAATGCTTATCCATAACCAAGATATCCATTTCAGTTCTATCTACCAAATTACTCACACATTCACAACCCTTCTCAACTCAAATGACTTACAAATGGCGTAGACAGGACAAAAAATAACGTCACTCCGCCCATTTGCGACAAACAATATCAACCACACGAATATCGAATTctcaacataatattttcacagcttTAACTACCTTGTAAATTTTAACATTGTAAAATTGTGCAGcacaatttttgtattttgacaaaaataatgatCATATCAGTTTTTTGTGACAAAACCAATATCGATATTAATCCATCGCAAATATCGACACCGTACACCACTATTGAGAATTCGACAACACCCCCCACCACTTAACACTCCCCTACTCACCCTAGTAACAGCCTGTAAGAAGGCCTGTTGTCCTAACTGTTGTCTCTGCCTATTAACGGCCATTTCCATGCGTCGTTTCTCTTGTTCTATGCGTCGGCGCTTCTCTTCCAGCTTGAGTCGTATATTGTTCAGTTGAGCAGCCATTTGGCCCCCGCTTTGCGTCGATGTTTCGTCGGTTATATCCTCGCCGTCTGAAATGTGGAAAGAAAAGGTGAGGAATCAGAAATATTTGGAGGGGAAACTTCGCTTGGGCACATTGTTCggctgatgattatgatgattttGGGATGGTTATTATGATCATTTGACTCTTGACGTCTATACTAAGAACTGCTTctgtacataggtacatcaaAAATACGTAAAGAGAACGGGTTCATTTTATCAGTCCCCGTGCGGGaacgtaataaattatttggatATAGTTTAGTCGTTTTCTATATGGTCGTCGGTTTTGTATAAGAGCGCTACTAACTGGGATGATTTTCTTGCTGCATGAACTGTTGTTGCCACGTGGTGGTGTTGGCGGGCGGCGTCGCGAACGACGTGCTCTTGCGCCGCTCCGGCTCCGACTGACCTGCGCAACAACCGACAACTGTGACGTACTTCATATTCTAACCAGCCTGTACCATTTCTACTACAGTCTACacaaattttgaatttggaatatgGGAATATGTGGTCCTTTAACGACAGACTGTAAACTAAATAAGTGCAAATTTATTGTTAGATGCCGAATACAGTGTGCCGTTAAACTCAAGCGCAATCAAAGGCGAACATACAAAGCGTTAAATGGCCGAAGTTTGGATAGTGCCGCGGAAGCGAAGTCAGGCTGAGATGGGAGAACAGACTTGTTAGCATGCGCGGGCGCGAAGCTTCTAAAATGCAGTAACAAGAATGTTCTCCCATAGGTTTTGCGCGGCGCAAACAACAAACCTGTCTGGTCACCGTTACTCCTGATTTTGTTGAGGTCTGCGAAGCTAGTTTTGGTGGCGTCACCATCTGTGGAGTCTCGGTCGTTGAGGAAGAACCCGCCGTCTCCTCCCCCTTTGCACTGAAAGCCGAAGCTCTCCTGTCTTTCTCTTAAAGTAATAGTATCACTGCTCAACTGCCGTCGAATTGGGAAATAAGGTTCGTTATCTGTGTTCTGTGGCTGTGAGTTTTGTCGTTCGACTTTTTGTCGGTCTTCCGTTTGGGAGCCGTTTTGGAAGTCGCCGTGGAAGAACTGTATTGAGCCTCGGATGTCTTGGCGGGAGGAACGAAGAGGCGGGTTGTAGTCCAGTGGACCTGTGTAATTAAAGACGACATTATATTAAATCATCTACCCGATATAATATAAAAGATGCCCAAATTCGATTCTAGCTTGTACCGATGTTCACAAAAGTAAATACTCATTTCATCTTGGACTATACtgaataaaaaaaggaaaaatctaTATATAGTTAAGATAAGCttgaaagtctgaaatcacctaTTACCGCATCGAAAAACTAGTTGGTTTTCACTCTTGTGTTCACATTAAATTGATTGCCataaaaatgttctttatttaaatttctgTTGAAAACTCCTGAGCCACGAAAACTTACCACTAGGCGCAGAAATCTTCCTAACATTAGCGACGGTGGCCAACTCCTTCTCAGGGTTTCGTCCAGCGAAGTGCAGCCTGTCCTGACTGCCGCCGAAGTTCTCCACCGTGAGCTGCGAGTCGTCCGTGATGGACGAGCGACGCGAGCGACGCCCCGCGAACGACGCGTCGCGCGACTCCGCCCAGTTCGACGGACGACCCGCCGCTGTCATGTTTATTTCTATCGCTGGaagagattaaattattattttttgtgagaaAATGATGGTTATAGCTGACAAGGTGGTTTTGTCTGTAATGTTTCACAACTTTTCAattttgttaaagttattttttaaaagcaccAATATACTTTCAGGAATGAGCGACACTAGGTATGATTACAGGAGCAATTTATTAATCTGGCAGCttttctaacaaaatatattttcgacaTTGGACTGGCTTTTACTCCTAGTTCTCCAAAATTTTTCTCGTAATATTTCCAAACACAAAAACTCCTTCATAGCTACACTCAGCGACGACGGGAAACGGGGCACTATGTTGATAACACTCACCATTATCCTCATCCCTGTGCACCATGGCGGCGAGCGTGGCGACGTGCTTCTGTCGATGCACCACGAAGTCGTCCCGCGCGGGGCTGGCGGAGCGGCGCTCGGGCGTGGAGCTGGCCGACCGCACCGCCCGCCCGCGCCCACTCAGCGACGACGGGGAACGCGGTACTAGGGGGGTGAAATGTTGTGTAAGCTTGGTGCTTTGGTTGAGGGGTCATTTGTTGATGCTGGTGGGGGAAATTGTGTCTATAGCCCGCGCGGAACTAGTTGGCCGCGCCTTAGGTATGTGAGCGGTGGGGCGGAGAGGCGAAGGCACTTGCTAATTACTTAGTTAGGCGCCGTACTTCGTGACGGCAACACGCGTTGATAGTTCCGGCTAGTTGACACAAAACGCACATAAGATTGCAATAGCGAGATGAGTCCGCCGATAAAAAGACAATCGAAGTTAGTAATTTTTAAAGTgcatacgtttttttttttaacggaaAGCCGATGCGAATCTTTTAGAATTTAGAACACAAACAAATTCATTTGTCATTAAAATATGTCatactaaatgtatgaaattatttgtttttggtttaTTAAAAACTTCCAAGAGTTTAATTGTTAATGAACGCGATATCTCGAGATTGGTCATCACTGTCTAATCTCAAGTGCGTTGCGAGCAGATGTCAACCCTTCCCTCACCCCTGTCGCCACCTAAGGCGCGGGCAACTACTTCAGCGCACCATAGATAAGTGTCCGACTCATATAGAAACtgtatcgataaaatatagcgAACATGATTGCCAATGATATCAAAAACTATTGAgtagataaaattttattgaaataaaactgattcggaaataaacataaaatggaCGCTGCTGTTGTTTATGATATTATCGATAAAAGTTGCTATGCGATTTTCAATCTGCACATCACTGTGTGAAACATGAACTTTTATCCCACCAACATCAACAAATTCTTTTGTAGTCACAAAACGACACGAAAGGAACATTCAAATAGCATCAATGTACCTTTTAAAGGCCCCTTTTTaaaaagttggttaaaaacaaaacacataagtACAGCATtcgaaaaaagaaaaacacttcTAGAAAGAAACACAGCACTAGAAATCATAAAAAACAACTTACTCAATTTGCAAAAGAAAATCATTTCACCTACGACATTGCAAACACAGTTTACGAGGTTAATCAGTCGACAGCATTAAACTGATCAAGttttaccaaaataattataggGTACTATTtagaaaaaagtacaaaattgtATCGACTATGAAGTGCTCACTAGGTGCAAATACTACTTATCCAATGTTAGGTAAAGTCGGATTCTATTATCGATAAGTACAGTAAAACTCGATAGCTTAAATCTACAGTGCTGGCATCACTACGTCATAGCTGGGAGCCGTGAGGACATAACGTCATTGACTCCAAAGTGCCTCAGAAAGCATTAGATTCCCATGCAAAGCGCTAGATCCGAAGCCCAAACCATAAAGTGTTATATTCCAGTTAATATAAAGCTCAAAATCGTGTGAAATATATATAACTTACATTTAGAGGTACACCCTATAACAAACACACATTCCAATGTAATATTCACATCACGACATTTGTATGACACTCACACACacgcaaacaaaagaaaaaaacaaacgaaacaCATTTGAcgctatgttatttttttcatggGGAAGGCGAGTGCACACTAAGATCTAGATAGACAATAGTGAGAAGAGTATTGTTTAAGTTCACTAATAGAAACAAATGcaggtatttacataaatatacactAACATGTTTAAAGACTTGACTtgtgaaataaacataagttagCTGTAGATAAACTTAATCGTTTCATTTTGAGAACCATccttcaaaagaaaaaaatggcGAAACGTCCGAACTCTTTATTCAAAAGTTAGAAGAGAAACatctatatttcaaaaatggaacAGAATACAGCCCACAGCACCTTCAGAAGTTCAAGGAACAATTCTCTATAATAGACAAGTGGTGTGAGCTCGTGACATTCAAAAAAGGAATCCTGCTTGTTTCCCGCCTTCCCCTTGGGCTAAGAAGCGGTGTGGTGGTACCTGCGAAGGGCGGCAGCGTGGCGTCGTCGTGTCCGGCGCGCAGCTGCGGGatgggcgcgggcgcgggcggcggcagGCAGCGCCGGTGCCGCACGCCGTGCGCGTTGCCGCCCCCGCCCGCTGCGGACACACACGTCACATCGGCCGTCACCGCGCCGCCCTACCCGACCCTACTTCGCGCTCCGAGTACATCTGTGCGCTCGACACGACTCAAATGCTCCAAGCGTACAGGTTGCAAAGCGAGACAGGGTGACAAACATTAGGACTTCTTGTATCTCATTCAGCGAAGCGTTCCATtcgttttattgtattgtaattcAAACTTACCTCACACACTCATTGCaacgtttaataaataaagtgtattttacaCGCAATTTTagatagtaataaatataaaaagtcaaATAAATGTATTGGTAATTTGGTCACTGTAATATAACCCCGAATGTGCCTAAAATTTAGTATTgccagtaaataaaattaaagcattATTCAACCATTTCCgtggataaatatttattttatttatttctaaaattagtAGGCAAGAATCTTTGATATTATGACCACATACTCCCATTACTATATAGCATGCAATACGGGGGAATTATTTGGATTATCGGGGTTGGATTATTTCTTGTAACTCACCGCTTCCGGGGTATTTAACAGATTTAACAGGATGAACTTCTAGCATATTGAAGAGATCGGCGAGCATTGCTACTAAATTTTGACGCATTGACCTGAAAACACAACAtagttcatcaaaatctgtacaTAAATCAACCCTGTCCGAATCACATCCCCAGCTCAAAAAGACCCACATTAAAGACCGAACGCCTTCCCAAGCGCAAACAGACAAGCCAACACATACCCTCTCATATAAGTGACGTCTTCAGGCATCATATGGAAGACGTTGTGAGGCAGCGCCGTCCGACAGAAGTCGTGGACCAGCAT belongs to Helicoverpa armigera isolate CAAS_96S chromosome 6, ASM3070526v1, whole genome shotgun sequence and includes:
- the Patronin gene encoding patronin isoform X17, which gives rise to MVAMVASASGYGTLRRFLSVPEGQHSVAEAGVGPSNSVAVSSKQRASIKWLLTKAFNNRVPDNLQEPFYRDHEDQEHLKPPIVGGLANAELYCLALANMYSDPNYHSLNHWNILQTFARKGVHVPDPPDCALTETVLIQTNPLKMSGHMAVIEALMVLYAREVVTPDRVAAAAQRFGAAAPPLGNTGTTHEDGLLCWINAACAALNKAEEDTSSHVPMLKSLQEICDGTALAALISFYCPDALPRTAVRVGRMASIQDCLHNLMLVHDFCRTALPHNVFHMMPEDVTYMRGSMRQNLVAMLADLFNMLEVHPVKSVKYPGSAGGGGNAHGVRHRRCLPPPAPAPIPQLRAGHDDATLPPFAVPRSPSSLSGRGRAVRSASSTPERRSASPARDDFVVHRQKHVATLAAMVHRDEDNAIEINMTAAGRPSNWAESRDASFAGRRSRRSSITDDSQLTVENFGGSQDRLHFAGRNPEKELATVANVRKISAPSGPLDYNPPLRSSRQDIRGSIQFFHGDFQNGSQTEDRQKVERQNSQPQNTDNEPYFPIRRQLSSDTITLRERQESFGFQCKGGGDGGFFLNDRDSTDGDATKTSFADLNKIRSNGDQTGQSEPERRKSTSFATPPANTTTWQQQFMQQENHPNGEDITDETSTQSGGQMAAQLNNIRLKLEEKRRRIEQEKRRMEMAVNRQRQQLGQQAFLQAVTRGKGARTPPHDAAKPDVPQTQEMVVEPPSQRDSVDTAVLEQYQQSIAKMNSSLQDIQSDIARLASQQTQLQQQQQQQHHQQQQQQQAKQLFQQPQLQQQLQQQLQQLQQPMQQQMQPQQPQSPYQQQQQYQPNIPQLHSQFSSQHNVSRPGLASFGSTPHIPREFQHQQLQQQQQQQFYNYDQQQQQQQPQYQYNQYRDIEEYGRQQFYLHDAAPPPRRTWAQHAQQQQQQHQQQHDNELRGWQLHQQHQQNHQQHQQFGPSTPEPAQRTWKSPSPQPPPERNWQPQGFVLHDRTNTQPQPFQVHYNNDRYQNGTENIREPQNHLSYTVINSNQYVSQSPPLAASPQRRAKTPQRQGSLPEVARRPEPVSLQQLQAPAHTPSQNQPPDDMEPQNISFIGNAEDDALRQGINRLNISSGTRTYRIPSPTRPSLSRNSFQQLEQEEAEHNEKGFYISFDNDQPKRPKPPLRAKRGSPKKERSTEISPERSPENTWNERLGQPREEEFVVHRSSALEQARAGDVSERRETPPRDRPQRPSNAEPAALLIGELNPDPNSAEEMERKKERIMLLSLQRRQRADEARARADAAAAARKAREEAAQELKAARKEEQARRREIILHQYKLKKAIEEAEREGKHLDKTEFLESLNRGGTVTPAPTPTGAARLRSKPAQARARPKTIHVDSGALHAAEAMLPAKQPSVTNLTESPVEERGGMSPGSASSGPLGRRGSCKTSRGPRLYKQPTTKSNRGIMLNAVEYCVFPGAVNAEAKRRVLEEIARSESKHFLVLFRDAGCQFRALYSYCPDSEQVAKLYGTGPKHVNDRMFDKFFKYNSGSKCFSQVHTKHLTVTIDAFTIHNSLWQGKKVQLPSKKDMALVI
- the Patronin gene encoding patronin isoform X13, encoding MVAMVASASGYGTLRRFLSVPEGQHSVAEAGVGPSNSVAVSSKQRASIKWLLTKAFNNRVPDNLQEPFYRDHEDQEHLKPPIVGGLANAELYCLALANMYSDPNYHSLNHWNILQTFARKGVHVPDPPDCALTETVLIQTNPLKMSGHMAVIEALMVLYAREVVTPDRVAAAAQRFGAAAPPLGNTGTTHEDGLLCWINAACAALNKAEEDTSSHVPMLKSLQEICDGTALAALISFYCPDALPRTAVRVGRMASIQDCLHNLMLVHDFCRTALPHNVFHMMPEDVTYMRGSMRQNLVAMLADLFNMLEVHPVKSVKYPGSAGGGGNAHGVRHRRCLPPPAPAPIPQLRAGHDDATLPPFAVPRSPSSLSGRGRAVRSASSTPERRSASPARDDFVVHRQKHVATLAAMVHRDEDNAIEINMTAAGRPSNWAESRDASFAGRRSRRSSITDDSQLTVENFGGSQDRLHFAGRNPEKELATVANVRKISAPSGPLDYNPPLRSSRQDIRGSIQFFHGDFQNGSQTEDRQKVERQNSQPQNTDNEPYFPIRRQLSSDTITLRERQESFGFQCKGGGDGGFFLNDRDSTDGDATKTSFADLNKIRSNGDQTGQSEPERRKSTSFATPPANTTTWQQQFMQQENHPNGEDITDETSTQSGGQMAAQLNNIRLKLEEKRRRIEQEKRRMEMAVNRQRQQLGQQAFLQAVTRGKGARTPPHDAAKPDVPQTQEMVVEPPSQRDSVDTAVLEQYQQSIAKMNSSLQDIQSDIARLASQQTQLQQQQQQQHHQQQQQQQAKQLFQQPQLQQQLQQQLQQLQQPMQQQMQPQQPQSPYQQQQQYQPNIPQLHSQFSSQHNVSRPGLASFGSTPHIPREFQHQQLQQQQQQQFYNYDQQQQQQQPQYQYNQYRDIEEYGRQQFYLHDAAPPPRRTWAQHAQQQQQQHQQQHDNELRGWQLHQQHQQNHQQHQQFGPSTPEPAQRTWKSPSPQPPPERNWQPQGFVLHDRTNTQPQPFQVHYNNDRYQNGTENIREPQNHLSYTVINSNQYVSQSPPLAASPQRRAKTPQRQGSLPEVARRPEPVSLQQLQAPAHTPSQNQPPDDMEPQNISFIGNAEDDALRQGINRLNISSGTRTYRIPSPTRPSLSRNSFQQLEQEEAEHNEKGFYISFDNDQPKRPKPPLRAKRGSPKKERSTEISPERSPENTWNERLGQPREEEFVVHRSSALEQARAGDVSERRETPPRDRPQRPSNAEPAALLIGELNPDPNSAEEMERKKERIMLLSLQRRQRADEARARADAAAAARKAREEAAQELKAARKEEQARRREIILHQYKLKKAIEEAEREGKHLDKTEFLESLNRGGTVTPAPTPTGAARLRSKPAQARARPKTIHVDSGALHAAEAMLPAKQPSVTNLTESPVEERGGMSPGSASSGPLGRRGSCKTSRDSGLGRATPPRRAASPGLRALGSPASGPGSLPGSLPGAIGKRRAAHDDASDVSSTHSSIMDYSGPRLYKQPTTKSNRGIMLNAVEYCVFPGAVNAEAKRRVLEEIARSESKHFLVLFRDAGCQFRALYSYCPDSEQVAKLYGTGPKHVNDRMFDKFFKYNSGSKCFSQVHTKHLTVTIDAFTIHNSLWQGKKVQLPSKKDMALVI